A genomic stretch from Mycobacterium malmoense includes:
- a CDS encoding cytidine deaminase translates to MVGRPIIMAERLDAEDAKLVVLARAAMARADAGSGAAVRDADGRTYAAAPVDLSTLKLTGLQAAVAAAASSGATGLEAAVLVAASADDPGIAAVRELSPTAPIIVTDRAGNLV, encoded by the coding sequence ATGGTGGGGAGGCCGATCATCATGGCTGAGCGGCTGGACGCCGAGGACGCCAAGCTGGTGGTGCTGGCGCGGGCCGCGATGGCCCGCGCCGACGCCGGCAGCGGCGCCGCGGTCCGGGACGCCGACGGCCGCACGTATGCGGCCGCGCCGGTGGACTTGTCGACGCTGAAGCTGACCGGTTTGCAGGCTGCGGTGGCCGCGGCCGCGTCCAGCGGGGCGACCGGGTTGGAGGCCGCCGTCCTGGTGGCGGCGTCCGCCGACGATCCCGGGATCGCCGCGGTGCGCGAACTGTCTCCGACGGCCCCGATCATCGTCACCGACCGCGCCGGGAACCTGGTATGA
- a CDS encoding hemolysin family protein, translated as MTGLSQLLGAIALIALGGLFAAIDAAISTVSLARVQELVRDERPGAVSLLRVMTERPRYINLVVLLRIICEITATVLLVVFLYDNLGMNWALFGAATIMVVTSFVVIGVGPRTLGRQHAYSISLTTALPLRGISWLLMPISRLLVVLGNALTPGRGLRNGPFASEIELREVVDLAQQRGVVAADERRMIQSVFELGDTPAREVMVPRTEMIWIESDKFASQATNLAVRSGHSRIPVIGENVDDIVGVVYLKDLVQQTFLSPDGGRDTKVSQVMRPAVFVPDSKPLDALLREMQRDRNHMALLVDEYGAIAGLVSIEDVLEEIVGEIADEYDEAETAPVEDLGDKRFRVSARLPIEDVGELYGVEFDDDLDVDTVGGLLGLELGRVPLPGAEVVSHGLRLRAEGGPDHRGRVRINTVLLSPAGPESNGGEADHHG; from the coding sequence TTGACCGGACTGTCTCAGCTGCTCGGCGCGATCGCCCTGATCGCTCTGGGCGGGCTTTTCGCGGCGATCGACGCCGCCATCAGCACGGTGTCGCTGGCCCGGGTGCAGGAGCTGGTGCGCGACGAGCGGCCCGGCGCGGTGTCGCTGCTGCGGGTGATGACCGAGCGGCCCCGCTACATCAACCTGGTCGTGCTGCTGCGCATCATCTGCGAGATCACCGCGACCGTACTGCTGGTGGTGTTCCTCTACGACAACCTCGGCATGAACTGGGCGTTGTTCGGCGCCGCGACCATCATGGTGGTGACCAGCTTCGTCGTCATCGGCGTGGGCCCGCGCACCCTCGGCCGCCAGCACGCCTATTCGATTTCGTTGACGACGGCCCTTCCGCTGCGCGGTATTTCGTGGTTGTTGATGCCGATCAGCCGGTTGCTGGTGGTCCTGGGCAACGCGCTCACACCGGGCCGGGGCCTGCGGAACGGCCCGTTCGCCTCCGAGATCGAACTGCGCGAGGTCGTCGATCTGGCCCAGCAGCGCGGCGTGGTCGCCGCCGACGAGCGCCGGATGATCCAGTCGGTCTTCGAGCTCGGTGATACCCCGGCCCGCGAGGTGATGGTGCCGCGCACCGAGATGATCTGGATCGAAAGCGACAAGTTCGCCAGCCAGGCGACGAACCTGGCCGTGCGCAGCGGCCATTCCCGCATCCCGGTGATCGGCGAGAACGTCGACGACATCGTCGGGGTCGTGTACCTGAAAGACCTTGTCCAGCAGACGTTCCTATCGCCCGACGGCGGCCGCGACACCAAGGTGTCACAGGTGATGCGCCCGGCGGTGTTCGTGCCGGACTCCAAGCCGCTGGACGCGCTGCTGCGGGAAATGCAGCGCGACCGCAACCACATGGCCCTGCTCGTCGACGAGTACGGGGCGATAGCCGGCCTGGTCAGCATCGAAGACGTGCTCGAAGAAATCGTCGGCGAGATCGCCGACGAGTACGACGAGGCGGAAACGGCCCCGGTAGAAGACCTGGGCGACAAACGTTTTCGGGTGTCGGCGCGGCTGCCGATCGAAGACGTCGGTGAGCTGTACGGCGTGGAGTTCGACGACGATCTCGACGTCGATACCGTGGGCGGTCTGCTGGGTCTGGAATTGGGCCGGGTTCCGCTGCCGGGCGCCGAGGTGGTGTCGCATGGCTTGCGGCTGCGCGCGGAGGGCGGCCCGGATCACCGGGGGCGGGTACGGATCAACACCGTTTTGTTGAGCCCGGCCGGCCCCGAGTCCAATGGTGGGGAGGCCGATCATCATGGCTGA
- the ybeY gene encoding rRNA maturation RNase YbeY, producing MTIEVSNESGVDVSEAELVSVARFVIARMDVNPAAELSMVLLDTAAMADLHMRWMDLPGPTDVMSFPMDELEPGGRPDAPEPGPSMLGDIVLCPEFAAEQAAAAGHSLGHELALLTIHGVLHLLGYDHGEPAEEKEMFALQDRLLEEWVAEQVEAYHQDRQEERDRRLLDKSRYFDH from the coding sequence ATGACCATTGAGGTATCCAACGAGTCGGGCGTTGACGTCTCCGAGGCCGAATTGGTCAGCGTCGCAAGGTTTGTCATCGCCAGAATGGACGTCAACCCGGCCGCCGAGCTGTCGATGGTGCTACTGGACACCGCGGCCATGGCCGACCTGCACATGCGCTGGATGGACCTGCCCGGGCCGACCGACGTGATGAGCTTTCCGATGGACGAGCTCGAGCCCGGCGGCCGGCCCGACGCCCCCGAGCCGGGGCCGTCGATGCTGGGCGACATCGTGCTGTGCCCGGAATTCGCCGCGGAACAGGCCGCCGCGGCCGGCCACAGCCTCGGACATGAGTTGGCGCTGTTGACGATTCACGGAGTGCTGCATCTGCTCGGCTACGACCACGGCGAGCCGGCCGAGGAAAAAGAGATGTTCGCCCTGCAGGACCGGCTGCTCGAAGAGTGGGTCGCCGAACAGGTCGAGGCCTACCACCAGGACCGCCAGGAGGAACGCGACCGCCGGTTGCTGGACAAGTCAAGGTATTTCGACCATTGA
- a CDS encoding 16S rRNA (uracil(1498)-N(3))-methyltransferase, producing the protein MSKLFYVDALPDPGALAVVDGDEGFHAATVRRIRPGEQLVLGDGAGGLARCRVEHAGRGGLQARVLGRWSVAPGRPAVTVVQALPKSERSELAIELATEAGADAFLAWQAARCVATWEGARVDKGLRKWRAAARSAARQSRRAHIPPVEAVLSTAALIQRVRDEVAAGTAVLALHESATDRLAECHVAQADSVFLVVGPEGGIAPEEAAALTEAGAVAVRLGPQVLRTSTAAAVALGALGVLTPRWEHSSSL; encoded by the coding sequence ATATCCAAGCTGTTCTACGTTGACGCACTGCCCGATCCCGGCGCGCTGGCCGTCGTCGACGGCGACGAGGGTTTCCACGCCGCCACCGTGCGGCGCATCCGGCCCGGCGAACAGCTGGTGCTCGGCGACGGCGCCGGTGGGCTGGCCCGCTGCCGGGTCGAGCATGCGGGGCGCGGCGGGCTGCAGGCGCGGGTGCTGGGACGGTGGAGCGTCGCGCCCGGTCGCCCAGCGGTCACGGTGGTGCAGGCATTGCCCAAGTCCGAACGTTCGGAGTTGGCAATCGAATTGGCCACCGAGGCCGGCGCCGACGCGTTCCTGGCCTGGCAGGCGGCCCGCTGTGTGGCCACCTGGGAAGGTGCCCGGGTCGACAAGGGTCTGCGCAAGTGGCGTGCGGCCGCCCGTTCGGCCGCCCGGCAATCCCGCCGGGCGCACATCCCGCCGGTGGAGGCCGTGCTATCCACCGCGGCGCTGATCCAGCGGGTCCGCGACGAGGTGGCGGCCGGGACGGCGGTGCTGGCCTTGCACGAGTCGGCGACCGATCGGCTCGCGGAGTGCCATGTTGCCCAAGCGGATTCGGTGTTCCTGGTGGTCGGGCCCGAGGGCGGCATCGCGCCGGAGGAGGCCGCCGCGTTGACCGAGGCGGGCGCGGTCGCGGTCCGCCTCGGCCCGCAGGTGCTGCGGACGTCGACCGCCGCCGCGGTGGCCTTGGGCGCGCTGGGCGTGCTGACCCCGCGCTGGGAACATTCGTCGAGCCTGTAA
- the dnaJ gene encoding molecular chaperone DnaJ produces the protein MARDYYGLLGVGRNASDADIKRAYRKLARELHPDVNPDEAAQAKFKEISVAYEVLSDPEKRRIVDLGGDPLENAAASAGGGFGGFGNLGDVFEAFFGGGFSAGSAARGPIGRVRPGSDSLLRMRLDLEECATGVTKQVTVDTAVLCDRCQGKGTNGDSAPIPCDTCGGRGEVQTVQRSLLGQVMTSRPCPTCRGVGVVIPDPCHQCMGDGRVRARREISVKIPAGVGDGMRVRLAAQGEVGPGGGPAGDLYVEVHEQAHDIFVREGDDLHCTVSVPMVDAALGATVTVDAILDGTSEITIPAGTQPGSVITLRGHGMPHLRSGVRGDLHVHVEVVVPTRLDHHDTELLRELKNRRSRDVPEVRSTHAGSGLFSRLRETFTGR, from the coding sequence GTGGCACGCGATTATTACGGGCTGCTCGGCGTGGGCAGAAACGCCAGCGATGCGGACATCAAACGCGCGTACCGCAAGCTCGCGCGCGAGTTGCATCCCGACGTCAATCCCGACGAGGCCGCGCAGGCGAAGTTCAAGGAGATCAGCGTCGCCTACGAGGTGCTGAGCGATCCGGAGAAGCGCCGGATCGTCGACTTGGGCGGGGATCCCCTGGAAAACGCGGCCGCCTCGGCGGGCGGCGGGTTCGGCGGCTTCGGCAATTTGGGCGACGTGTTCGAGGCCTTCTTCGGCGGCGGCTTCAGCGCTGGTTCGGCCGCCCGCGGACCGATCGGGCGGGTGCGACCGGGCTCGGATTCGCTGCTGCGGATGCGGCTGGACCTCGAGGAGTGCGCGACCGGCGTGACCAAACAGGTCACCGTCGACACCGCGGTGTTGTGCGACCGGTGCCAGGGCAAGGGCACCAACGGCGACTCGGCGCCGATCCCCTGTGACACCTGCGGTGGCCGCGGGGAGGTGCAGACGGTGCAGCGCTCGCTGCTGGGCCAGGTGATGACGTCGCGGCCGTGTCCCACCTGCCGCGGTGTCGGGGTGGTCATCCCCGACCCGTGCCACCAATGCATGGGCGACGGCCGGGTGCGGGCCCGCCGGGAGATCAGCGTCAAGATCCCCGCCGGGGTCGGCGACGGCATGCGGGTCCGGCTCGCCGCCCAGGGCGAGGTCGGGCCCGGGGGAGGCCCGGCCGGCGACCTGTACGTCGAGGTCCACGAGCAGGCCCACGACATCTTCGTCCGTGAGGGCGACGACCTGCACTGCACGGTGTCGGTGCCGATGGTCGACGCGGCGCTGGGCGCCACCGTCACCGTCGACGCCATCCTGGACGGCACGAGCGAGATCACCATTCCGGCCGGCACGCAGCCGGGCTCGGTGATCACGCTGCGCGGCCACGGCATGCCGCACCTGCGGTCCGGTGTCCGGGGCGACCTGCACGTCCACGTCGAGGTGGTGGTTCCCACCCGGCTGGACCACCACGACACCGAACTGCTGCGCGAGCTGAAGAATCGCCGCAGCCGCGACGTGCCCGAGGTCCGCTCGACGCACGCCGGCAGCGGCCTGTTCAGCCGGCTGCGCGAGACGTTCACCGGGCGCTAG
- the hrcA gene encoding heat-inducible transcriptional repressor HrcA has protein sequence MGSADERRFEVLRAIVADFVATKEPIGSKSLVERHNLGVSSATIRNDMAVLEAEGYITQPHTSSGRVPTEKGYREFVDRIDDVKPLSSAERRAIQSFLESGVDLDDVLRRAVRLLAQLTRQVAVVQYPTLSTSTVRHLEVIGLTPARLLMVVITDSGRVDQRIVELGDVIDDHQLSQLREMLGQALVGKRLAAASTAVADLAGELDGRSGLSNNLSNAVGRSATVLLESLVEHSEERLLMGGTANLTRNAADFGGSLRSILEALEEQVVVLRLLAAQQEAGKVTVRIGHETAVEQMVGTSMVSTVYGTSDTVYGGMGVLGPTRMDYPGTMASVAAVALYISEVLGAR, from the coding sequence ATGGGAAGTGCCGACGAGCGCCGCTTCGAGGTGCTGCGCGCCATCGTCGCCGACTTCGTCGCCACCAAGGAACCGATCGGCTCGAAGTCCTTGGTCGAGCGCCACAACCTGGGCGTGTCGTCGGCCACCATCCGCAACGACATGGCGGTGCTGGAGGCCGAGGGCTACATCACCCAGCCGCACACCAGCTCCGGGCGGGTGCCCACCGAAAAGGGCTACCGCGAGTTCGTCGACCGGATCGACGACGTCAAGCCGCTGTCGTCGGCCGAGCGGCGCGCGATTCAAAGCTTCCTGGAGTCCGGCGTCGACCTCGACGACGTGCTGCGGCGCGCGGTGCGGCTGCTGGCGCAACTGACCCGCCAGGTGGCTGTGGTGCAGTACCCGACGCTGTCGACGTCGACCGTTCGCCATCTGGAAGTGATCGGGCTGACGCCGGCCCGGCTGCTGATGGTCGTCATCACCGACTCCGGCCGGGTGGACCAGCGCATCGTCGAGCTCGGCGACGTCATCGACGACCACCAGCTTTCCCAGTTGCGCGAGATGCTCGGCCAGGCGCTGGTGGGCAAGAGGCTGGCCGCGGCGTCGACCGCGGTCGCCGACTTGGCCGGGGAGCTCGACGGGCGGAGTGGGCTGTCCAACAACCTCAGCAACGCCGTCGGCCGCTCGGCGACGGTGTTGCTGGAGTCGCTGGTCGAACACAGCGAGGAACGCTTGCTGATGGGCGGCACCGCCAATTTGACCCGCAACGCCGCGGATTTCGGTGGTTCGCTGCGGTCCATCCTCGAGGCCCTCGAGGAGCAGGTGGTGGTGCTGCGGTTGCTGGCGGCCCAGCAGGAAGCCGGCAAGGTGACCGTGCGCATCGGTCACGAGACGGCCGTCGAGCAGATGGTGGGCACCTCGATGGTGTCCACCGTCTACGGCACCTCGGATACCGTGTACGGCGGTATGGGCGTGCTGGGGCCCACCCGGATGGACTATCCGGGAACTATGGCCAGCGTCGCTGCGGTTGCTCTATACATCAGCGAAGTTCTGGGTGCCCGATGA
- a CDS encoding type II toxin-antitoxin system VapB family antitoxin, which produces MIFKGVREGKPYPEHGLSYKDWSQIPPQQIRLDELVTTTTVLALDRLLSEDSTFYGDLFPHAVKWKGITYLEDGLHRAVRAALRNRTVLHARVFDMDVPLGRPT; this is translated from the coding sequence ATGATCTTCAAGGGCGTGCGCGAAGGCAAGCCGTACCCCGAGCATGGGCTGTCCTACAAGGACTGGTCCCAGATACCGCCGCAGCAGATCCGGCTCGACGAATTGGTGACCACGACGACCGTGCTCGCGCTGGACCGGCTGCTGTCGGAGGACTCCACCTTCTACGGCGACCTTTTCCCGCACGCGGTCAAGTGGAAGGGCATCACCTATCTCGAGGACGGCCTGCACCGGGCGGTGCGGGCCGCGCTGCGGAATCGCACCGTGCTGCACGCCCGGGTGTTCGACATGGACGTGCCGCTGGGCCGGCCGACGTAG
- a CDS encoding carboxymuconolactone decarboxylase family protein: MSRIEGISDRDAGLGAKIAFFFTRRKLAKMTGLETAGMLEPLRMYAHIPRLLSAYGRLEQAESKLDVLNPRHRALAELKAATTVRCEYCIDLGSQIARGLGITDEELLGMADYRNASCFSDVDKLILEYATAISRTPVEVSDELFEALRAHFDTAQLVGLTHVITLGNLRARFNIALGIGSSGFSGDRVCALPETGHT, from the coding sequence ATGTCCCGGATTGAGGGGATCTCCGACCGCGACGCCGGCCTGGGCGCCAAGATCGCCTTCTTCTTCACCAGGCGCAAGCTGGCGAAGATGACCGGACTGGAAACCGCGGGGATGCTCGAACCGCTGCGGATGTACGCGCACATCCCGAGGCTGCTCAGCGCCTACGGCAGGCTCGAGCAGGCCGAGTCGAAGCTGGACGTCCTCAATCCCCGCCACCGCGCGCTGGCCGAGCTGAAGGCCGCGACGACGGTGCGCTGCGAGTACTGCATCGACCTCGGCTCCCAGATCGCGCGCGGGCTGGGCATCACCGACGAGGAATTGCTCGGAATGGCCGATTACCGCAACGCCTCGTGCTTCTCCGACGTCGACAAGCTGATCCTGGAGTACGCCACCGCGATCAGCCGCACCCCCGTCGAGGTGAGCGACGAGCTCTTCGAGGCGCTGCGCGCCCACTTCGACACCGCCCAGCTCGTCGGGCTCACCCACGTCATCACGCTGGGCAACCTGCGCGCCCGGTTCAACATCGCGCTCGGCATCGGGTCGTCCGGGTTTTCCGGCGACCGGGTGTGCGCCCTGCCCGAGACCGGTCACACGTGA